Proteins found in one Streptomyces sp. CB09001 genomic segment:
- a CDS encoding DeoR/GlpR family DNA-binding transcription regulator, producing the protein MFAAERRQLILEMVRANGAVSLRELARVVQTSEVTVRRDVRALEAEGLLDRRHGGAVLPGGFTRESGFPQKSHLATAEKTAIADLAAGLVEEGEAIVVGAGTTTQELARRLARVPGLTVVTNSLLVAQALAHANRVEVVMTGGTLRGSNYALVGSGAEQSLQGLRVSKAFLSGSGLTAERGLSTSNMLSASVDRALVQAAAEVVVLADHSKLGTDTMFQTVPTDVITRLVTDESPGHDDRAATELQALADQGVQISVAGASGGGTANGTGASGAPGASGGDSVARQQRRDVPLPGPRRQVPGAGAGLRSATALGEQGGGAERARVADIRRR; encoded by the coding sequence GTGTTCGCTGCAGAACGTCGCCAATTGATCCTCGAAATGGTGCGAGCGAACGGGGCCGTGTCGCTCCGTGAGCTCGCCCGCGTCGTCCAGACCTCCGAAGTGACCGTACGGCGGGACGTGCGCGCACTGGAGGCAGAAGGACTCCTCGACCGCCGGCACGGCGGTGCGGTACTGCCGGGCGGGTTCACGCGAGAGTCCGGCTTTCCGCAGAAATCCCATCTCGCGACCGCCGAGAAGACGGCCATCGCCGATCTCGCCGCGGGCCTCGTCGAAGAGGGCGAAGCCATCGTGGTGGGGGCGGGTACGACGACGCAGGAGCTGGCCCGCCGGCTCGCGCGGGTGCCCGGGCTGACCGTCGTCACCAATTCGCTGTTGGTGGCCCAGGCCCTTGCCCATGCCAACCGGGTCGAGGTGGTGATGACCGGGGGCACGCTCAGGGGGTCCAACTACGCCCTGGTGGGGTCGGGCGCCGAGCAGTCCCTCCAGGGGCTGCGGGTCTCCAAGGCCTTCCTGTCCGGGAGCGGGCTGACCGCCGAGCGGGGGCTGTCCACCTCCAACATGCTGTCGGCGTCCGTCGACCGGGCGCTGGTCCAGGCCGCCGCCGAGGTCGTCGTCCTCGCCGACCACTCCAAGCTGGGCACGGACACCATGTTCCAGACCGTGCCCACCGATGTCATCACCCGTCTGGTCACCGACGAGTCGCCGGGCCACGACGACCGCGCCGCCACCGAGCTCCAGGCCCTGGCCGACCAGGGCGTGCAGATCTCCGTGGCCGGAGCGTCGGGGGGTGGTACGGCGAACGGCACCGGGGCTTCGGGGGCCCCGGGGGCCTCGGGGGGTGATTCCGTGGCGCGTCAGCAGCGTCGGGACGTGCCGCTTCCGGGACCACGCCGTCAGGTTCCGGGTGCGGGCGCGGGGCTGCGGTCCGCCACCGCCCTGGGTGAGCAGGGGGGCGGGGCGGAGCGGGCGCGCGTCGCCGACATACGTCGACGGTAG
- a CDS encoding biotin carboxylase N-terminal domain-containing protein, with amino-acid sequence MRKVLIANRGEIAVRVARACRDAGIASVAVYADPDRDALHVRAADEAFALGGDTPATSYLDIAKVLNAARESGADAIHPGYGFLSENAEFAQAVGDAGLIWIGPPPHAIRDLGDKVAARHIAQRAGAPLVAGTPDPVSGADEVVAFAREHGLPIAIKAAFGGGGRGLKVARTLEEVPELYDSAVREAVAAFGRGECFVERYLDQPRHVETQCLADTHGNVVVVSTRDCSLQRRHQKLVEEAPAPFLSDTQVEELYASSKAILKEAGYVGAGTVEFLVGADGTISFLEVNTRLQVEHPVTEEVAGIDLVREMFRIADGEELGYDDPALRGHSFEFRINGEDPGRGFLPAPGTVTRFDAPTGPGVRLDTGVESGSVIGPAWDSLLAKLIVTGRTRAEALQRAARALDEFTVEGMATALPFHRTVVRDPAFAPELTGSTDPFTVHTRWIETGFVNEITPFTAPAGTDADEESGRETVVVEVGGKRLEVSLPSSLGMSLARTGLAAGARPKRRAAKKSGPAASGDTLASPMQGTIVKIAVEEGQEVQEGDLIVVLEAMKMEQPLNAHKTGTIKGLTAEVGASLTSGAAICEIKD; translated from the coding sequence GTGCGCAAGGTGCTCATCGCCAATCGTGGCGAAATCGCTGTCCGTGTGGCCCGGGCCTGCCGGGACGCCGGGATCGCGAGCGTGGCCGTCTACGCGGATCCGGACCGGGACGCGTTGCATGTCCGTGCCGCTGATGAGGCGTTCGCCCTGGGTGGTGACACCCCCGCGACCAGCTATCTGGACATCGCCAAGGTCCTCAACGCCGCCCGCGAGTCGGGCGCGGACGCCATCCACCCCGGCTACGGATTCCTCTCCGAGAACGCCGAGTTCGCGCAGGCGGTCGGGGACGCCGGTCTGATCTGGATCGGCCCGCCCCCGCACGCCATCCGGGACCTGGGCGACAAGGTCGCCGCCCGCCACATCGCCCAGCGGGCCGGCGCCCCCCTGGTCGCCGGCACCCCCGACCCCGTCTCCGGCGCGGACGAGGTCGTCGCCTTCGCCAGGGAACACGGCCTGCCCATCGCGATCAAGGCCGCCTTCGGCGGCGGCGGCCGCGGCCTCAAAGTCGCCCGCACCCTCGAAGAGGTCCCCGAACTCTACGACTCCGCCGTCCGCGAGGCCGTGGCCGCCTTCGGCCGCGGCGAATGCTTCGTCGAGCGCTACCTCGACCAGCCCCGCCACGTGGAGACCCAGTGCCTGGCCGACACCCACGGCAACGTGGTCGTCGTCTCCACCCGCGACTGCTCCCTCCAGCGCCGCCACCAAAAACTCGTCGAGGAGGCCCCCGCGCCCTTCCTCTCCGACACCCAGGTGGAGGAGCTGTACGCGTCCTCCAAGGCCATCCTCAAGGAAGCCGGCTACGTCGGCGCCGGCACCGTCGAATTCCTCGTCGGAGCAGACGGCACCATCTCCTTCCTGGAGGTCAACACCCGCCTCCAGGTCGAACACCCCGTCACCGAGGAAGTCGCCGGCATCGACCTGGTCCGCGAGATGTTCCGCATCGCCGACGGCGAAGAACTGGGCTACGACGACCCCGCCCTGCGCGGCCACTCCTTCGAGTTCCGCATCAACGGCGAGGACCCCGGCCGCGGCTTCCTGCCCGCCCCCGGCACCGTCACCCGCTTCGACGCACCCACCGGCCCCGGCGTCCGCCTCGACACCGGCGTCGAATCCGGCTCCGTGATCGGCCCCGCCTGGGACTCCCTCCTGGCCAAACTGATCGTCACCGGCCGCACCCGCGCCGAGGCACTCCAGCGCGCCGCCCGCGCCCTGGACGAGTTCACCGTCGAGGGCATGGCCACCGCCCTCCCCTTCCACCGCACCGTCGTCCGCGACCCCGCCTTCGCCCCCGAACTCACCGGCTCCACCGACCCCTTCACCGTCCACACCCGGTGGATCGAGACCGGCTTCGTCAACGAGATCACACCCTTCACCGCCCCCGCCGGCACCGACGCGGACGAGGAGAGCGGCCGGGAGACGGTCGTCGTCGAGGTCGGCGGCAAACGTCTGGAGGTCTCCCTGCCCTCCAGCCTGGGCATGTCCCTGGCCCGCACCGGCCTGGCCGCCGGCGCCCGCCCCAAGCGCCGCGCGGCGAAGAAGTCCGGCCCCGCCGCCTCCGGCGACACCCTCGCCTCCCCCATGCAGGGCACCATCGTCAAGATCGCCGTCGAGGAGGGCCAGGAAGTCCAGGAAGGCGACCTGATCGTCGTCCTCGAAGCCATGAAGATGGAACAGCCCCTCAACGCCCACAAAACCGGCACCATCAAGGGCCTCACCGCCGAAGTCGGCGCCTCCCTCACCTCCGGCGCCGCCATCTGCGAAATCAAGGACTGA
- a CDS encoding nucleoside triphosphate pyrophosphatase produces MTAQSRRRLVLASQSPARLGLLRQAGLAPEVLVSGVDEEAVTAPTPAELALALAEAKASVVAAKPEVQGALVIGCDSVLDLDGQALGKPADAEEATARWKAMRGRAGTLQTGHCVWDTVSGRHVSATASTVVRFGEPTDDEIAAYVASGEPLHVAGAFTLDGRSAPFIDGIDGDHGNVIGLSLPLLRRLLADLGTGITELWAPAEG; encoded by the coding sequence ATGACTGCTCAGTCCCGCCGCCGACTCGTCCTCGCCTCCCAGTCCCCGGCCCGGCTCGGCCTGCTGCGCCAGGCGGGGCTCGCCCCGGAGGTCCTGGTGAGCGGTGTCGACGAGGAGGCCGTCACCGCCCCCACCCCCGCCGAGCTGGCCCTCGCCCTGGCCGAGGCCAAGGCGTCCGTGGTGGCCGCGAAGCCGGAGGTGCAGGGCGCCCTGGTGATCGGCTGCGACTCGGTGCTCGACCTGGACGGCCAGGCGCTCGGCAAGCCGGCGGACGCGGAGGAGGCCACCGCCCGCTGGAAGGCGATGCGCGGCCGGGCGGGCACGCTGCAGACCGGCCACTGCGTCTGGGACACCGTCTCCGGCCGCCACGTCTCGGCGACCGCGTCCACGGTCGTCCGCTTCGGCGAGCCGACCGACGACGAGATCGCCGCCTACGTGGCCTCCGGGGAGCCCCTCCACGTCGCCGGGGCGTTCACCCTGGACGGCCGCTCGGCCCCGTTCATCGACGGCATCGACGGCGACCACGGGAACGTCATCGGCCTGAGCCTGCCCCTGCTGCGCCGCCTGCTCGCCGACCTCGGGACGGGTATCACGGAGTTGTGGGCGCCGGCGGAGGGCTGA
- a CDS encoding acyl-CoA carboxylase subunit epsilon has product MTIKVLRGNPTPEELAAALTVVRARAAATEAEPSGPQSPRDAWSDPSRIATTRLPHPGPVSWTRTYWPG; this is encoded by the coding sequence GTGACCATCAAGGTCCTCCGGGGCAACCCCACCCCCGAAGAACTCGCCGCCGCCCTCACGGTGGTCAGAGCCCGCGCGGCAGCGACGGAAGCGGAGCCGTCCGGCCCCCAGTCGCCGCGCGACGCGTGGTCGGACCCGTCCCGCATCGCGACGACCCGCCTCCCCCACCCGGGCCCGGTGTCATGGACCCGCACGTACTGGCCCGGGTGA